DNA from Bradyrhizobium japonicum USDA 6:
GCCCCTGGCCCTTCATGGAGGACCGGCGGGTGCAATATGCCAAGACGGCAGCGGAGTTCGGCCGGCTGCCGCAGCTTCTTCCCGAGAGGCCCAAGGCCGTGCTCGTCATCACCGGCCATTGGGAGGCCGACGCCTTCACGGTGTCGATCTCGGCGCATCCGCCGATGGTGTACGACTATTACGGTTTCCCCGAGCATACCTATCACCTCAAATATCCGGCGCCGGGCAAGCCCGAGCTCGCCGCGGAGGTGAGGGCACTGCTCGAGCACGCGGGCCTCGATTGCCGGGAGGATCCCAATCAGGGTTTCGATCACGGGACCTTCGTGCCGCTCGGCCTGATGTATCCGAACGCGGATATGCCGATCGTGCTGCTGTCGCTGAAGTCGAGCTACGATGCGGCCGAGCACATCAAGGTCGGGCAGGCGATCGCATCGCTCCGCGACGAAGGCATCCTGATCGTCGGCAGCGGGCTCACCTATCACAACATGCGCGGCTTCAACAGGCCGGAGTCAAAGCCGGTCTCGTATGATTTCGAGGCCTATCTGAACGAGGCGATCAGCAACCCGGATGCGGCGCGCCGCAACGCGATGCTGGTCGACTGGGAGAACGCGCCGAGCGCGCGTCTCGCGCATCCCCGCGAGGACCATCTGCTGCCGCTGATGGTCGCGGCAGGTGCCGCCGGCAGCGACGTCGGCAAGCGCGTCTTCGTCGACGAGGTCGCGAACGTCGTGATGGCGTCGTATGTGTTTGGATGAATCCTAGCGTGGATTAGCGCAGCGTGATCCACCATAGAATGTCGAAAACAACCCCATGCACAGTAGAACGGCCCAGCAAATAGAATGGCTTAGCAGAGTACTTTTGCCGGGCAGGATACGCGAGCGGTATTTCGACGGGTTTGACACGTCGGGCAAAACAGCGGCAAAATTCGATCATGGCACCGCTCTCGCTCGGCCACACCGAGATCGAAGGCACGGTGCGCTATCTCGGCATCGAGGTTGACGACGTGCTCGCGATTGGCGAGCAAGTTGGTGTGAATTATCAGGGCAGAGCGGACATGCTTTGCCCGTCGGCCATCAGCCGCTTCGGGCCAACAGGCGTTCGAAACAAGAGAACCGCCAAACAAACCGGTCTTTAACGAGCGCGCATTGGGGGTGCTGCCAGTTGCTGACAGCAGGGGGTAGCCTGATAGCTGAAGCACAGCGATTCACGGTATTTGCGAGGAGTCTGCTTTGGGTTCGCTGCGCCATTGAAGGTGCGAGTCTCCGCCGCGATCAGGCGGCTGCTGTGGTGTCCGAGGCACAGTTCTCCAACAACTGGCTTCCAATCGGGAGGCCTGTCGATTTTGTCTAGACGGACAGTGCGAGTGCCGGCTTACTCTTGATTGTCCGAGTCTGGAAATACTTCGGTTTCAGGATTATCGACGCCTCTGATGACGCTGCATGTCACGGTCAACGACGCTCAGACTGGCGCCCCCGCTGTGACGTGAAGGCGGTCATCGCCGTGGTTGGACTTGCGATCGAGGCCAGAATAGCCGGCGCGCCGGCGATGATTGCTGAAGGTGACCGGACCGCCTTTTACTTGCGTGACGCCATCAGACATGGCGCGCGCGGCATTATAAGTTTCGGGGTATGCGGCGGGCTAGATCCGAAGCTCCGACCAGGTAACATTGTCATCGCCTCGTCGGTATTTGCCGCGAAAGATGAAGCTTATCCAGCTGACCACCCCTGGGCCGAGGAGCTCCTTCGGATGATCCCGGGTGCCAGCTACGCTGCGATAGCGGGTGTCGCTTCCCCGATGACAAGTCTTGAAGAGAGACGGGATTTCCATGGCATCACTGGGGCGGTTGCCGCCGATATGGAGTCGCAGATCGTCGCTCGAATTGCTTCCGAACTCAGAATTCCCTTTGCCGTCTGTCGTGTTGTTCTAAACCCCGCTCATCGAAAACTTCCGAGGGCAGCGCTCATAGATATCGGGCCAGCAGGTAAGCCTGAACTGCGCAAGATTGGACGTTCGCTTGTTCAAGACCCGGGGCAACTCCCTGGTCTTAGCCGGCTCACCGTTGACTCCGTCATGGCGGTGATGGCTTTGCGCAGCGCCAAGCGACGGCTCGGAGCTCACTTTGGTTTCCCGCACCTGTGTTCACGAGACCGAGTCCCCATTCCGACGCGTGCACTTGAAACGATAGCCACACGCGCCTGATCCTGCAGCAGCGCGCTCCCGATCTCAGACTCCAGGCTTTTCCAGGTCCGAGATGGTGTTGGAATCTGCACGCCGGCGCAGAAAGACGTTACTCACCGAAAGAGCCGGCGCGGCCAAAATATCCGCCAGCGCGTTCCAGGAAAACGTTGGCCGAGGCGCGCCCGCGTGGCACGAAGTCTGCTCGGCCGCTCGTCCGAAGCAGCCTCGTCGTCTCATAAATCGCCAGGCGAGCGGGTTCCAGTCGCGCCAGACCTGCTCGGCCCTTTGGGATAGCAAGCCCGAGACGATTTCCGGCGCAGGTCCGAAGACCTCAGGCAGTTTGCTCGACAAACTGTTGTCCGACAGAACGTCCCATCTCGAAAATCCGCCCATGATCGGAGATGAAATGGCGAACACCACGCGACCAATCCGCGCCTCCCGTGCCGGGAAAGAACACATTGGGCAAGGTTCGACGATTGAATACAAGGTGCAATCCGGCAAACGCTTTTGTCTCAGAGTCTTCTGCGCCTCTGAAAGAGCCACGAGTTCCGCGTGTCGGGTCACGTCGCATTCCGATGAAACGTGGTTGGTCGCTTCTGCGATGACCTGTCCTCGGTACGCGATGACGGCGCCGAATGGCAGCTCTCCTTGCTTCACCCCTTGCCGGGCGAGTTCGAGGCATCTTTCTATCATTCGCAGATCTTGAACGTCAGCTTCTGATCTACTCATGGGCGGTCCCTCGGGAACGCGAAATCGGTGTTGAGAATGCGTTGGGTTCTGTCGCCGTCCCTGCAAATTGCGGCGGTGCCGGAGCGACGAAGAATTTTTCCGGCGCCGCTACGGAAGCCCCTCCTGCGGCCTGGCATATTGGCAATCAAACAACGGGCTGCAAACAGTCTGACTTGATCTGGATCAAGGACTACCTTTCAAGTACCGCACTGACCACGCGATGGTCGATTGTCTATGTCGGCTCCGGGGTCCCTCAAAAATGGACATCCCGGATTTTATGGGGACACGCGCTAATCCGTCCTACGCAGCGTCAAGCTCACCCGTACCTCAGCTTCATGAACAGGATGCCGCCGGCGAGCACCATGGTGATGGCGTTGGCGGCGACCAGCGGGGCGTCGCCAGAGAGCAGGCCGTAGACGAGCCAGAGCGCCAGGCCCAGCACCATGACCAGGAACATGCCGAGCGAGATGTCGCGCGCCGAGCGGGTCTTCCAGACCTTGATGAACTGCGGCGCGTAGGCGACGGTGGTGCAGGTGGCGGCGGCAAAGCCGATCAGCTTGATCGCGAAGGGTTCCATGCCGGCTCTATAGCATGGATTCGGTGGTGATCATGGCTAGGGCCTTTTCCGTTCCGATGAAATCGGAACGGGCTCTGGATTCTTGTTTTGACGCGTTTTCTTTGCGCGAACCGGTATCCACTTCGCTCAAAAACGCTACGTCCGGCGCGCCGCCACGAGATCGCGATAGAGCACGGCATAGTCGCCGGCGCGGTTGCGCCAGGAGACGTCGGTCGCAAGGCCGCTCAATTGCAGCCGGCGCCAGGTCGCCTTGTTGTGGAAGGCCGTGTTGGCCTTGCGCAGCGTGCCGGTGAGGGCCTCTACGGTGACGGGCGCGAACTTGAAGCCGGTCGCGGCGCGGTCCGATGTGCTGGCCTCGCCGATATCGACGATGGTGTCTTCGAGGCCGCCGACGCGCGACACGATCGGGACGGCGCCATAGCGCAACGCGTAGAGCTGGGTCAGGCCGCACGGCTCGAACCGCGACGGCACGATGAGTGCGTCCGATCCGGCCTGGATCAGGTGCGCCAGAATCTCGTCATAGCCGATCACGACGCCGATCCGTCCGGGGTTCGCGCGGGCGACGGCCTGATAGCGATCCTGGAGATCGCGATCGCCGCTGCCGAGCAGCGCGAGCTGCATGCCGTCGCCCAAGATGGTCGGGATGGCCTCGAGCAGGAGATCGAGCCCCTTCTGCCAGGACAGGCGGCTGATGACGCCGAGCAACGGCGCCTCGTCCGAGGAATCGAGATTGAACTGCTGCTGAAGCACCGCCTTGTTCGCAGCGCGGAACGTGAGGTCCTCCGCGCCGAAGCGGTAGGCGATGTGCGGATCGGTTTGCGGATTCCACACGTCGGTGTCGATGCCGTTGAGAATGCCGCTCAGCACATCGGCGCGTTGGCGCAGCAGGCCGCCGAGCCCCATGCCGCCTTCGTCGCTCTGGATCTCCTGCGCATAGGTCGGCGATACCGTGGTGATGCGATCGGCGAGCTGAAGCCCCGCCTTGAGGAAGCTGATGCCGCCGAAATATTCGAGGCCATGGACGTTGAAGGAGTCCCAGGGCAGGCCGATCGAACCGATCAGCTCAGGAGCGAACTTGCCCTGATAGGCCATGTTGTGGATGGTCATCACGGTGCCGGGCCGCGGACGGTTGTCGTAGTGCAGATAAGCGGGCGCGAGCCCCGCCTGCCAGTCATGGGCGTGCACCACATCGGGCACGAACGCAGGAACGAGGCCGTGACCGATGTCGGCGGCAATGCGTGACAGTGCGGCGAAGCGCAGGCCATTGTCGGGCCAGTCGACGCCCTCGGCAGTGACGTAGGGATTGCCCGGCCGCGCATAGAGATGCGGCACGTCGAGCACGAACAGATCGAGCCCGTCATGCGAGCCCGCGAGCAGGCGTCCGGGACCGCCGAAATAATCCGGCCAGCGCCGGATTTCGCCGGCTCCCCCCAGCATTCGCATCACGTCGGGATAGCCCGGCATCAGCGTGCGCATCTCGACGCCGTGCGCCTTCAGCGCAAGCGGCAGTGCGCCGGCGACATCCGCGAGGCCGCCGGTCTTGACGATCGGGTAGACTTCGGAGGCGACCGCGAGGACGCGAACAGGCGTCATGTATTGAGCCTGTCGAGCATTGTCTGGGTGATGAGCGAAATGCCCTGCTCGGTGGTGCGGAAGCGCTTGGCGTCGAGTTCGGGATCCTCGCCGACGACGAGTCCCTCGGGGATTTCGACGCCGCGGTCGATCACGACGTTCTTCAAACGAGCGCCGCGGCCGACATTCACGTAGGGCATGATCACGGCGTTCTCGACAGTGGCGTAGGAGTTGACGCGCACGCCGGTGAACAGCAGCGAGCGGCGCAGCGAGGCGCCGGAGATGATGCAGCCGCCCGAGACCAGCGAGCTCACGGCCTGGCCGCGCCGGCTCTCCTCGTCATGGACGAACTTGGCGGGCGGCGTGATCTCCGCATAGGACCAGATCGGCCAGGCGCGGTCGAACAGGTCGAGCTCCGGCACGACGTCGGTGAGGTCGATATTGGCCGCCCAATAGGCATCGACCGTGCCGGCATCGCGCCAGTAGGAGCGGGGGTCGCTGCCGGAGCGAACGCAGGAGGTCGAGAACTGGTGCGCGATCGCACGGCCGTTCTTGACGATATAGGGGATGATGTCCTTGCCGAAATCGTGACTGGAGTTCGTATCCTCGGCGTCGCGCTTGAGCTGGTCGAACAGGAATTTCGTATCGAACACGTAGATGCCCATGCTGGCGAGCGAGACGTCCGGCTTGCCCGGCATCGGCGGCGGATCCTTGGGCTTCTCCAGGAACTGCTGGATCCAGCCGTTCTCGTCGATATGCATGATGCCGAAGCCGGAAGATTCCTGGCGCGGCATTTCGAGGCAGCCGACCGTGACGTCGGCGCCGCTGTCGACATGCTGGCGCAGCATCACCTCGTAGTCCATCTTGTAGATGTGGTCGCCGGCGAGCACGACGATGAAGCGTGCGTTGTGCGACTCGATGATGTCGATGTTCTGATAGATCGCATCCGCCGTGCCGACATACCACATGTTCTCCGAGACGCGCTGACTGGCCGGGAGGATGTCAAAGCTCTCGTTGCGTTCGGGGCGGAAGAAGTTCCAGCCCATCTGAAGGTGCCGGATCAGGCTGTGCGCCTTGTACTGGGTCGCGACCGCGATCCGGCGGATGCCGGAGTTCACCGCATTGGACAGCGCGAAATCGATGATGCGGGACTTGCCGCCGAAATAGACCGCGGGCTTGGCGCGCCGGTCGGTCAGTTCCAGGAGCCGGCTGCCGCGTCCGCCGGCCAGGACGAACGCCAGCGCCTGACGGGCAAGCGGCTCGGATCTCGCGGCACTCATGTCATCCTCCCACAACTCTGGCGCTTTGCGAGAAGCCTCCCGGCCGCGCACATTGGAACCGATAGTAACGGTACGAATAGTAAATCGGGAAGGTGCTTGTTGGTTGCGAACGCCCAGGAAGCTTAATGCTTTGCTGTGGCCTCCGGCTCCGTCGCACCGGTGTCATTTTTGCGCGGGCGCCGGCATTGGCCGGACCACAATCGAGGCATGCGCGGGTATTCTTGTGCGGTGCACGCAATGCAGGCTGTGACTTTCGGAGGCTTTGACTTGGGGCAAGGATGCCCGATCATGGCCTTGCGATCCTTTTCCAAACGAAACGTCAGACAGGGAGCAAGACGATGAGTATCTGGAAAACGGCAATTGCCTGTTCGCTGGCGGGCGCGGTGATGGCCGGCCAAATCGAGCAGGCGGCAGCGGCTCCGCTGCCGACCAACGTCGCGACCATGAAGGCCGCCGTTGGTGACGATGTCACCCCGGTGTATTGGCGCGGCCGTGGCTGGGGATGGGGATTGGGCGCAGGAGGCCTCCTCGCCGGAGCAATCATCGGCGGTGCCATCGCAAGCAGCGCGCCCTATGGTTACTATGGCGGCGGTCCGTATTACGGCGGTTATGGTTATGGGCCGGGCTACGGCTATGGCTACGGTCCGTCCTATGGCTATGCGCCGGCCTATTACGGCGGCTACGGGCCGAGCTATGGGTACGGCGGCTACTACGCGGGTCCCCGCTACTACGGCTATCGCGCCTATCGTCCATATTACGGCCCTCGCTACGGCTACTACCGGCCATACCGGGCCTATGGATATTGGTAAGGACCCTGCGCGGCTAGAGCGAGAGCCACACGATCAGGCTCATGCAGGCGAGATGCGCGAGCACGATCGCGGCGAGATGCAACGGGCCGGCCTTGAGGCTGGACTTGCGCATCCCGCCGCGCGCCCTGCGCTAGTTTGACCCCGCGGCCGCGGCCGTAAAGCTGCGGTCCACGGCTTTGCTCACGTCGAGCGTCTTCGGCAGGATGCCGTAGCGCGTCGAGCGGTCGGACGCTTCCTGCACCTCCTTCACCACGTTCTGGTCGATCACGATCGGGCTGGTGCGCTGCGCGGTGTAGGCCGACAGCAGCACGTCCTCCGGCAGTTTGGTCAACTCGGCCGTGCTCTTTGCGTATTCGGCAACATGATCGAGCGACCACAGCCGTGCCTTGTTCAGCCGCTGCACGAGGTCCTGCACCGCCGCGCGCTTGGTGGCGATGGCGTTGTCGGAGGCCACGATGAAGGTGATTGTCGGCGTCAGGCCTTCGCCGTCGGCGATCACGCGGGCCTTGTCCTTCAGCGTCGCGAACGAGACATAGGGCTCCCACACGGCCCAGGCATCGATCGAGCCGGCCACGAGTGCGATCTTGGCGTCGACCGGGCCGAGCGGTGCGAAGGTCGCGTCCTCCAGCTTGATCTGCGCTTTCTCCAGCGTCGCGTCGATCAGGAACTGGCCCCAGCCGCCGCGCGTGCCGGCGAGGCGTTTTCCCTTGAGGTCGGCCGCCGACTTGATCGGCGAATCCTGGCGCACGAGGATCGCTTGCGTCTTCGCATCCGACCTGGTGCCGCCGATCGCCTTGATCGGCGCGCCGGCTGCATAGACCGAGAGGAAGGAGAGATCGCCGGTGTAGCCGACGTCGAGCGCGCCGGCGTTCAGCGCTTCCAGGATCGGAGCGGCGGCAGGGAATTCTGACCATTCGATTCTGTAGGGCAGATCCTTCGCATAGCCGGAGATTTCGAGCAGCGAACGGTTGCCGCCCTTCTGGTCGCCGACGCGCAGCACGACGGTGTCGGCCGCGAACGAGGCGGCCGCGGTCGACAGGGTGATGGCTGCGGCGAGCAGCGATGCTGCGAGCCGGCGTGTGATGGAATGGTCGTCGGAGTTGATGCTCATGTGGCCTGTCTTGTTGCTTTGCCCACGACGCGTGAGCGAGCGATGCAGCGAGACGATCAAGTCTATGACGGCGCGATGTGCAGTCAATGAAATGGCTATCCGTATTGCAGATGCGCCGAGCAATGACGTTTCAGCGTAGCGCCGCTTTCGAGAACGCACCTCGTGCGCGGCGGGAGCTGCGCAAGAATGATGCAGGCTGCGGAGTCGCGGCGCATCCTTGCAAGACGATGCAGCAACGAAAATCGTTTCATCGCTGTCCCATGCGCTGATGGAGAGAATGACCTCGCTTCGCGCCACATTCGAAATTCCATTTCATTGACGATGCGGCGGACGCGCCGCATGATTTGCGCATCGCATCAAAGCGGCGCCGGAAGTGTCGGCGAAATTATTCTCTCAACGCGGCTCCACACGGAACATGCGCAACGCGAGACGTTGCGCGCATGGCGGAGCTGTGCCAGCGCAGGAGTGGGGATTGATGGGCAACGACAACAAGCGCAGCGGATCGGGCCTCGACCGGCGTCATTTGCTGCAGGCGGGGCTTGCGGCGGCATTTGCAGCTCCGCTTGGTGCCTTCGGTGCAGCGCAGGCCTTCGCGCCACAGGCGATCGCGCCCGGTGTCGATCTCTCGGAGTTTCCGCTGTGCCGGACGGCCGCGGATGGCCCCGTCCTCACCGGCGCGCCGCGCAAGCTGAAGCTGTCGTGGAATGCCGGCGCGGTCTGTCTCGCCCCGGTGCCCGTCGCCATCGAGCACGGCTTCTTCCAGAAGCACAATCTCGACATCGAGCTCATCAACTATTCCGGCTCGACCGACCAGCTGCTCGAGGCGATCGCGACGGGAAAGAGCGATGCCGGACTCGGCATGGCGCTGCGTTGGTTGAAGCCGCTGGAGCAGGGCTTTGACGTCAAGATCGCCGCCGGCACCCATGGCGGCTGCATGCGCGTCCTGACCCGCGCCGACGCCAATGTGAGCAAGCTCGCCGACCTCAAGGGCAAGATCGTCGCGGTCGGCGATCTCGGTGGTCCCGACAAGAACTTCTTCTCCGTCCAGCTCGCCAAGCTCGGTATCGATCCCAACAAGGATGTCGACTGGCGCGCCTATCCCGGCAACCTTCTCAACGTCGCCGTGGAGAAGGGCGAGGTGCAGGCCTTCCTGTCGTCGGATCCGCTCGGCTATCTCTGGCTCAAGGACAGCCAGTACAAGGAAGTCGCTTCCAACCTCGACGGCGAATATCGCGACAAGAGCTGCTGCATCCTCGGCCTGCGCGGCAGCCTGGTGCGCGAGGAGCCGCAGGTCGCGCGCGCGCTGACGCAGGCGCTGCTCGATGCCGCGATGTTCACCGCGCAGAATCCGGCCGTGACGGCGAAGTCGTTCCAGCCTTACGCACCGAAGACGGCATCGCTCGCCGATATCGAGGGCATGGTGCGCTACCACACCCATCATCATCATCCCGTCGGTGAAGTCCTCAAGCGCGAGCTGAAGTCTTATGCGGACGATCTGAGGAGCGTGCAGGTCTTCAAGCAGAGCACCGATACGGCCAAATTCGCGGAGCGCATCTATGTCGACGTATTCGCTGTCTGACGGCCTCGCCTCCGGCGCGCCGCGCCTCTCGCGCACGCCGGCCCTTGCGAGCTGGGTCCGGGATTCCGGCGTCGGCATTCTCGCCAGCGTCGCGTGGACCGCGTTCGGCCTGTCCTGCCTGTGGTGGGAGGATGTCGGCGACTGGTCGCGGACGCATTCGCTCGGCATCGCCGCCTTCATCGTTGCCGCGATCGCCTTGTTCGGCACCGTCGGCGCCGACTATCTGGGGACCGCGGGTAAGGCCTTGCGGCAGCGCGCGCCCTGGCTCGCGGCGCTCGGCGCATTCCTGACGGTGTGGGAAGTTGCCACCGCGAAATTCGCCTGGCTGCCGCTGCCGTTCTTCCCGCCGCCGCAATCGATCATCGAGGTCTATACGGACGATCTGCCAAAGCTGCTCGACAGCGTGTTCGCCTCGGTCAAGCTCCAGCTCGGCGGCTACCTGATCGGCGCCACGGTCGGCTTCCTGACCGGCGTCTCGATCGGCTGGTCGCGCGCGGTCGGCTATTGGGTGCATCCGGTGCTGCGCTTCATCGGCCCGCTGCCGGCAACGGCCTGGCTGCCGATTGCCTTCTTCACGTTTCCGTCGAGCTGGAGCGCCTCGACCTTCCTGATCGCGCTCGCGACCGGTTTCCCGGTCACCGTCTTGACCTGGTCCGGCGTCGCGAGCGTCAGCAACGCCTATTACGACGTCGCACGTACGCTCGGCGCAAAGCCGTCCTTCCTGGTGCTCAAGGTCGCGATTCCCGCGGCCCTCCCGCACGTCTTCGTCGGCCTGTTCATGGGCCTCGGCTCGTCCTTCGCCGTGCTCGTCGTGGCCGAGATGATCGGCGTGAAGGCCGGGCTCGGCTGGTACCTGCAATGGGCGCAGGGCTGGGCCGCCTACGCCAACATGTATGCGGCGCTGATCGTGATGTCGCTGCTCTGCTCCGGCGCCATCACGCTGCTGTTCGCCATCCGCGATCGCCTGCTGGTCTGGCAGAAGGGGACCGTGAAATGGTAGCCGCAACCGCACTGGCCGAGGTCACGACCCCGCCGGCCGCAGGCGCCGCGCTCGACATCGAGCAGGTCAGCCACGCCTTCGACATCGACGGCACTGAGCTGCCTGTTCTCAGCGACGTCAGCATCTCCGTGGAGCCGGGCGAGTTCGTCGCGCTGCTCGGCCCCTCCGGCTGCGGCAAGTCGACCTTGCTCCGGCTGGTCGCCGGCCTCGACAAGCCCAAGGCCGGGACGCTGCGTGAGGACGAGGTGCGCATCACCCGCCCGCATCCGTCGCGCGTCGTCGTGTTCCAGGATCCGACCCTGTTTCCCTGGCGGTCGGTCTGGGACAACGTCGCCCTGGGCCTCGAGGCCCAGGGCATTTTGAAGAGCCAGCGGCAGCGCGTGGATGACGCGCTCGATCTCGTTGGTCTGTCGTCGTTTCGCAACGCCTATCCCCATCAGCTGTCCGGCGGCATGGCGCAGCGCGTTGCGCTCGCCCGCGCGCTCGTGAATGATCCAAAAATCCTGATCCTCGACGAGCCGCTCGGCAAGCTCGACTCGCTGACCCGCATCACCATGCAGGCCGAGCTCGTCTCGCTCTGGCAGCGCAAGGGCTTTACCACGCTGCTGGTGACGCATGACGCCGAGGAGGCGCTGGTGCTCGCCAACCGCGTCATCGTGTTCAGCGACCGCCCGGCGCGGGTGAAGGCCGACATCCGTGTCGACCGGCCCTATCCGCGCCATCGCGGCGATCCATATCTGGCCGACCTGCGCCGCCAGATTCTCGGCTTGTTGGGATTGGACGCTACATGGTGACGTCCGTAGCCAAGGGCCGGGCGGCCCATAGCGAGCCGGACTACATCGCGCGCGCCGAGGCGCTAGCCGAAGGCTTCGCTGTGCGTGCAGCCGAGCATGATCGCACCGGCAGCTTTCCCTTCGAGAATTTTCGCGAGCTCTCCGAGGCTGGCCTGCTGTCGCTGACGGTGCCGGCCGTTCATGGCGGGGCCGGAGCGGGCGCACGATACGCCGTGCGGGTCATCGGCATCATCGGCAAGGCCGATCCGTCGACCGCCTTGGTGCTGTCGATGCACTACATCAACCATCTGGTAATGGGGCGCAGTCCGACCTGGCCGCTGCGGCACTCGCGCAAGCTTGCGCGTGAGAGCGTCGAGGGCCTCGCGCTCGTCAACGCGCTCCGCGTCGAGCCCGAGCTCGGCTCGCCTGCGCGCGGCGGCCTGCCGGCGACGATCGCCCGGCGCACCGAAACCGGTTGGCGCCTGACCGGTCACAAGATCTATTCGACGGGATCGCCGATCCTGAAATGGTATCTGGTCTGGGCGCGGACAGACGAAGCCGAACCGCGCGTCGGGCAGTTCCTGGTGCCGGCGGGACTGCCGGGCACCCGCATCGTCGAGACCTGGGATCATCACGGCCTGCGCGCCAGCGGCAGCCACGACGTCATCTTCGACGACGTCGTGATCCCGCTCGATGCCGAGGTCGATGTCCGCAAGCCCCAGGAGTGGCGTGCGCCCGACGTCGCGCAGGCGACCGTCCACACGGTGTTCGTCGCGGCGATCTATGACGGCATTGCCCGTGCCGCGCGCGACTGGTTTGTCCAGTTCCTGAAGCAGCGCGTTCCCGCCAGCCTCGGCGCGCCGCTTGCGACCTTGCCGCGGGCGCAGGAGATTCTCGGTGCCATCGAGGCCAGGCTCGCAGTCAATGCGCGGCTGATCGAGACGTTCGCCCGCGACTTCGACGACGGCGTCGCTCTCTCCACCGGCGAATCCAACGTGATCAAGCTGACGGTGACCAACAACGCCGTCGCCGTGGTCGAGGATGCACTATCGCTGACCGGCAATCACGGCCTGTCCCGCACCAATCCGCTGGAGCGGCACTATCGCGATGTCTTGTGCGGCCGCGTGCACACGCCGCAGGACGATGCCACCCGCACCGGCCTCGGCCGCGCCGCATTGGGCCTCTAGCTTTCAGGACAACAAACAGGGAGACGATCATGTCGATCGAGTTCATCGGCTTCATCAGCAACAACAATTCGTCCGAGACCGTCGTCCGCGAGGGGCCGGTCCTCAATCCCACCCACATCGAGACGGTGGCCAAGGCGCACGAGAATGCCGGCTTCGACCGCGCGCTGCTGGCGTTTCATTCGACGACCCCGGACGCGCTCCAGATTGCCCAGCACGTGTTGGGCGTCACCGACCGCCTCAATGTGCTGATCGCGCAGCGGCCGGGGTTCACCGCGCCGACGCTGCTGGCGCGTCAGTTCGCCGTGCTCGACCAGTTTTCG
Protein-coding regions in this window:
- a CDS encoding acyl-CoA dehydrogenase family protein, encoding MVTSVAKGRAAHSEPDYIARAEALAEGFAVRAAEHDRTGSFPFENFRELSEAGLLSLTVPAVHGGAGAGARYAVRVIGIIGKADPSTALVLSMHYINHLVMGRSPTWPLRHSRKLARESVEGLALVNALRVEPELGSPARGGLPATIARRTETGWRLTGHKIYSTGSPILKWYLVWARTDEAEPRVGQFLVPAGLPGTRIVETWDHHGLRASGSHDVIFDDVVIPLDAEVDVRKPQEWRAPDVAQATVHTVFVAAIYDGIARAARDWFVQFLKQRVPASLGAPLATLPRAQEILGAIEARLAVNARLIETFARDFDDGVALSTGESNVIKLTVTNNAVAVVEDALSLTGNHGLSRTNPLERHYRDVLCGRVHTPQDDATRTGLGRAALGL
- a CDS encoding ABC transporter ATP-binding protein yields the protein MVAATALAEVTTPPAAGAALDIEQVSHAFDIDGTELPVLSDVSISVEPGEFVALLGPSGCGKSTLLRLVAGLDKPKAGTLREDEVRITRPHPSRVVVFQDPTLFPWRSVWDNVALGLEAQGILKSQRQRVDDALDLVGLSSFRNAYPHQLSGGMAQRVALARALVNDPKILILDEPLGKLDSLTRITMQAELVSLWQRKGFTTLLVTHDAEEALVLANRVIVFSDRPARVKADIRVDRPYPRHRGDPYLADLRRQILGLLGLDATW
- a CDS encoding ABC transporter permease, translating into MSTYSLSDGLASGAPRLSRTPALASWVRDSGVGILASVAWTAFGLSCLWWEDVGDWSRTHSLGIAAFIVAAIALFGTVGADYLGTAGKALRQRAPWLAALGAFLTVWEVATAKFAWLPLPFFPPPQSIIEVYTDDLPKLLDSVFASVKLQLGGYLIGATVGFLTGVSIGWSRAVGYWVHPVLRFIGPLPATAWLPIAFFTFPSSWSASTFLIALATGFPVTVLTWSGVASVSNAYYDVARTLGAKPSFLVLKVAIPAALPHVFVGLFMGLGSSFAVLVVAEMIGVKAGLGWYLQWAQGWAAYANMYAALIVMSLLCSGAITLLFAIRDRLLVWQKGTVKW